A section of the Brachyhypopomus gauderio isolate BG-103 chromosome 13, BGAUD_0.2, whole genome shotgun sequence genome encodes:
- the arhgap21a gene encoding rho GTPase-activating protein 21a isoform X5: MKTFYSWWVFIFFSRDITALAYSHDAYLKGNEAYSGNAQNIPEPPPICYPRIEAKSAGMVLAEGSPGPSEALCGAGQGAGQRACRRSNPELGYRMEIPVPPLSPPPSQVVQSQAVVRVYSESARAGAEPAVSEQPPPPTWSGSTPSHRTEENRYSPPPAAPPPDSATGWARGPVSTALSPAAGAQLQCSPSRAPELAGFSSPVQIHSQSYPDVSPTAAPSPRPTEAAAPASSPFASATTSPCSTRPNIDWRNYTTYKEYIDNKRLYMYGCRTIQERLDSLRAAAARGTPDHSKQPSGCETGRAVGGAQLRRRSASHERGHASPAVAPPPRSASQDRLSGAERTATSRDWPRSASEDTIMSPPVGLHKPRARSWDYLGRQSEGGTSLLGRRGHAEAEERPLLYEAGRQPAALRTAAQPHRTASGYAHDRRGGSFPGLSAAPLLPKGTDPTLSSRTQSLGDTAAPQPARLATQTLVPSSPATSYVASALASLHASNGSSAGTAPPEDQRPAANHLPPAPQHAQRAQTESPHESNGEAGPGVGSASCTAHAKSPSTQQSGALPTGNGSVAGPHPSRREGEGIEGADVTVVVLRRQKSGAPPLRHPSYIQAVNESEGPGDRPADTPTCWLPNDSRRDMHMLHLGEQHKVSGSSHLDDSLDSIPFIDEPSSPSVEHDVAHIPACAVISSTPVIATIPPSPTSPSALLRRQLSHDQDSMRLTILESDSGTKTERSKSYDEGLDHFREARGRSIKQLPGLRGLRKAVDRSSEDSGSRRDSSSDVFNDATKEGLLFFRQLNSDKGKRVGSGMRPWKQMYAVLRGCSLYLYKDKKEGQAHASSQTEDEPRPISIKACLIDISYSDTKRKNVLRLTTSDCEYLFQAEDRDDMLSWIRAIQESSNLDEENALITSTDLINRKIKEYNTLMSPSSSKTEPSPKSSRQSLSIRHTLLGGKGENKGTSLHSPSKEQERRSLHKDDTSPPKDRGPWRKAIPGLMRKPFEKKASPGVTFGVRLDDCPPAHNNRFVPLIVEVCCNLVEERGLEYTGIYRVPGNNAAISSMQDELNKGVGDIDIQEDKWKDLNVISSLLKSFFRKLPEPLFTNEKYADFIDANRTEDPVERLRALKKLLHELPDHHYETLKFLSAHLKTVAENSEKNKMEPRNLAIVFGPTLVRTSDDNMTHMVTHMPDQYKIVETLIQHYDWFFTEDGDEEPATSVQQESAVETQPVPNIDHLLTNIGRTATSPGEVSDSPTSDSAKSKGSWGSGKDQYSRELVSSIFAAANRKRKKQQDKLLASSSDDDLDPVFPKKELPNQNQNPKQGQQAAAGHTCPVPHELAAGAKHDGKDGEITPKSRKEHRNSFFVREKIQPTQPSPSPKHSVSPNRTPAPPKHSLSDPPSQVDETTSDLGTMSSGASMPRSRPRRWGTVPPAGLELSPVGPAGASATAEVSSITSDYSTTSSNTFLTGVESSVFSPEVQSVAESRGGDEADDERSELISEGRPMETDSESEFPVFTSEGAATSALDCLPGKSGPTREVDNGAQKPESRRLLPSHKLIECDTLSRRRSLRQKTDSESSVEGGASGGGRVPSRSEPNRLSRVLEAMKKGRSSGSLSSTSSSRSESERGEPARRLKITERLKSHLRSSADDMFGLGGQRSRSSEVGSRKKGVRRRHTMGGQRDFGELAVINDWREQGGPDQGAELSPADRPKPQRGTRDVSIRDWIARERWRGAGSRAGVQPSRSEVKAGGGEALCNPASAPNPQMSMDEVNGGAGVQGKGLTLGTDAHPHRLSGAHVRSRFYQCL, from the exons ATGAAGACATTTTACAGTTGGTGGGTTTTTATCTTT TTCTCCAGGGACATCACAGCTCTG GCCTATTCCCACGATGCATACCTCAAAGGAAATGAAGCATACAGCGGAAATGCCCAGAACATCCCCGAGCCTCCTCCCATATGCTACCCGCGGATAGAAGCTAAGAGCGCAGGCATGGTGCTAGCTGAAGGGTCTCCAGGGCCCTCCGAGGCCTTGtgtggggcggggcagggggcggggcaaagGGCATGCCGGCGTTCTAATCCCGAGCTGGGCTACCGCATGGAGATCCCCGTTCCACCTTTATCCCCGCCTCCCTCTCAGGTCGTCCAATCCCAGGCTGTGGTGCGTGTGTACAGCGAGAGCGCAAGggcaggggcggagcctgccGTCTCGGAGCAGCCGCCCCCGCCCACCTGGTCCGGATCCACTCCCAGCCACAGGACTGAGGAGAACAGGTACTCCCCGCCGCCCGCCGCGCCTCCCCCCGACTCTGCCACGGGCTGGGCCCGAGGCCCCGTCTCCACCGCCCTCTCTCCCGCCGCAGGGGCCCAGCTGCAGTGCAGCCCCAGCAGGGCCCCAGAGCTGGCGGGCTTCTCCAGCCCCGTTCAGATACACAGCCAGTCCTACCCCGACGTCTCCCCCACCGCCGCACCCTCGCCGAGGCCCACCGAGGCTGCAGCGCCCGCCTCTAGCCCCTTCGCCTCCGCTACCACGTCGCCCTGCTCCACCCGCCCCAACATCGACTGGAGGAACTACACCACCTACAAGGAGTACATCGACAACAAGCGGCTCTATATGTACGGCTGCCGGACCATTCAGGAGCGCCTGGATAGTCTCCGGGCAGCGGCGGCACGCGGGACACCCGACCACAGCAAGCAGCCGTCGGGCTGCGAGACGGGACGGGCCGTGGGCGGAGCCCAGCTTCGGCGGAGGAGCGCGTCTCACGAACGGGGTCACGCGAGCCCTGCCGTGGCTCCGCCTCCCCGAAGCGCATCTCAGGACAGGCTGTCGGGGGCGGAGCGTACGGCAACATCGCGGGACTGGCCCCGGAGTGCCTCGGAGGACACCATCATGTCCCCGCCGGTGGGCCTGCACAAGCCCCGGGCGCGCTCCTGGGACTACCTTGGTAGGCAGAGCGAGGGCGGGACTTCGCTGCTGGGGAGGCGTGGCCATGCGGAGGCAGAGGAGAGGCCACTGCTTTACGAGGCCGGCAGGCAACCCGCCGCGTTACGCACAGCGGCCCAGCCGCACAGAACCGCGAGTGGGTACGCCCATGACCGGCGAGGTGGGAGTTTCCCAGGACTGTCTGCCGCTCCACTCTTGCCCAAAGGTACCGACCCGACGCTGAGCTCCAGAACGCAGAGTCTGGGCGACACCGCTGCTCCACAGCCGGCCCGCCTCGCCACGCAGACGTTGGTCCCGAGCTCGCCCGCTACCTCCTACGTGGCCTCCGCTCTGGCCTCCTTACACGCCAGCAATGGCAGCAGTGCAGGCACAGCGCCCCCTGAAGACCAAAGGCCCGCGGCCAACCACCTGCCCCCTGCACCGCAGCACGCACAGCGGGCACAGACTGAAAGCCCGCATGAGTCCAACGGGGAGGCGGGGCCTGGAGTCGGCTCCGCCTCCTGCACCGCTCATGCCAAAAGCCCCAGTACACAACAGAGTGGCGCGTTGCCCACCGGCAACGGCTCCGTCGCGGGGCCACACCCCTccaggagggagggggagggcaTCGAAGGCGCCGATGTCACAGTTGTGGTTCTGAGGCGGCAGAAGTCAGGAGCTCCGCCCCTCCGCCACCCCTCCTACATCCAGGCCGTCAATGAGAGCGAGGGCCCAGGAGACAGACCGGCTGACACGCCCACATGCTGGCTGCCCAATGACTCCCGCCGGGACATGCACATGCTGCATCTCGGGGAGCAACACAAGGTCTCAGGCTCCTCCCACCTGGACGACTCACTGGACTCCATCCCCTTCATTG ATGAACCGTCCAGTCCTAGTGTGGAGCACGACGTGGCCCACATTCCTGCATGCGCTGTGATCTCCAGCACGCCGGTCATCGCCACCATCCCGCCGAGCCCCACCTCACCCTCTGCCCTGCTCCGCCGACAGTTGTCCCACGACCAAG ACTCCATGCGGCTCACGATTCTGGAGTCGGATTCCGGTACCAAAACGGAGCGATCCAAGTCCTACGACGAGGGTCTGGATCATTTTCGGGAAGCACGTGG gaGGTCGATAAAACAACTCCCTGGACTCAGAGGCCTTAGGAAG GCTGTGGACAGGTCTTCTGAAGACTCCGGCTCCAGGAGGGACTCTTCTTCAGACGTCTTCAATGATGCCACCAAGGAGGGGCTTCTCTTCTTCCGTCAACTAAACTCGGACAAGGGAAAG CGTGTAGGCAGTGGCATGCGACCATGGAAACAGATGTATGCAGTCCTCCGTGGCTGTTCCCTTTACCTATACAAGGACAAAAAGGAGGGGCAAGCCCATGCCAGCTCCCAGACCGAAGATGAACCTCGGCCAATCAGCATCAAGGCTTGCCTGATTGACATCTCCTACAGTGATACAAAACGGAAGAACGTGCTTCGGCTGACCACGTCGGACTGCGAGTACCTGTTCCAGGCCGAGGACCGGGACGACATGCTGTCCTGGATCAGAGCCATCCAGGAGAGCAGCAACCTGGACGAGGAG AATGCACTGATTACGAGCACAGACCTCATCAACCGCAAAATAAAGGAGTACAACACTCTCATGAG TCCATCCAGCAGTAAAACAGAGCCATCTCCCAAGTCCTCCCGCCAGTCCCTGAGTATCAGACACACACTGCTGGGGGGGAAAGGGGAGAATAAAGGGACTAGTCTACATTCACCCAGCAAGGAGCAGGAGAGGAGGAGCTTGCACAAAG ATGACACAAGCCCACCTAAGGACAGAGGGCCATGGAGGAAAGCCATCCCAGGGCTCATGAGGAAGCCCTTTGAGAAGAAGGCCTCTCCAGGGGTCACGTTCGGCGTGAGGTTGGACGACTGCCCTCCCGCACACAACAACAGA tttgttCCTCTGATTGTGGAGGTATGCTGTAATctagtggaggagagggggctAGAGTACACTGGTATTTACCGAGTGCCCGGAAACAACGCCGCCATTTCTAGTATGCAGGACGAGTTGAACAAGGGTGTGGGAGACATCGATATCCAAGAGGAC AAATGGAAGGACCTAAATGTGATCAGCAGTTTACTGAAATCCTTCTTCCGGAAGCTTCCAGAGCCTCTCTTCACAAATG AGAAATATGCTGACTTTATAGACGCCAACAGAACAGAGGACCCAGTGGAGAGACTGAGGGCACTAAAGAAACTG CTCCATGAGTTGCCAGATCACCACTATGAGACGCTCAAATTCCTCTCGGCGCATCTGAAAACCGTGGCAGAAAACTCTGAGAAGAACAAG ATGGAACCCCGGAACCTGGCCATCGTGTTCGGACCCACACTGGTGCGCACGTCTGACGACAACATGACCCACATGGTCACACACATGCCTGACCAGTACAAGATTGTGGAGACCCTCATTCAGCAT TATGACTGGTTCTTCACTGAAGATGGTGATGAAGAGCCAGCG ACTTCAGTTCAGCAGGAGAGTGCAGTGGAGACTCAGCCCGTGCCCAACATCGACCACCTGCTGACCAACATCGGGCGCACGGCTACCTCACCAGGGGAAGTGTCAG ATTCACCCACTAGTGATTCTGCTAAATCtaag GGCTCGTGGGGGTCAGGGAAGGACCAGTACAGTCGCGAGCTGGTCTCCTCCATCTTTGCTGCGGCCAACCGCAAGCGAAAGAAGCAGCAAGACAAACTCTTGGCCAGCAGCTCTGACGATGACCTGGATCCTGTCTTTCCTAAGAAGGAGCTCCccaaccagaaccagaacccgAAGCAGGGCCAGCAGGCTGCAGCAGGACATACCTGCCCCGTCCCACATGAGCTTGCTGCTGGAGCAAAGCATGATGGGAAAGATGGAGAAATCACACCGAAGAGCCGAAAGGAGCACAGGAACTCTTTCTTCGTTCGAGAAAAGATCCAGCCCACGCAGCCATCACCCTCCCCAAAACACTCCGTCTCACCCAACCGCACCCCGGCACCCCCCAAGCACTCCCTCTCTGACCCGCCTTCCCAGGTGGATGAGACTACCTCAGATCTGGGCACCATGAGCTCTGGCGCCTCCATGCCCAGGAGCAGGCCCAGGAGATGGGGCacagtgccccctgctggtctgGAGCTGTCTCCAGTTGGGCCTGCAGGAGCTTCTGCCACTGCAGAGGTAAGCTCCATCACCTCAGACTACTCGAccacctcctccaacacctTCCTGACGGGGGTGGAGTCAAGTGTTTTCAGTCCAGAAGTACAATCAGTGGCAGAGAGCCGGGGTGGGGACGAGGCCGATGACGAACGCAGTGAGCTCATCAGTGAGGGACGACCAATGGAGACAGACAGCGAGAGCGAGTTCCCCGTGTTCACCAGTGAGGGCGCTGCCACTTCTGCCTTGGACTGCTTGCCTGGCAAGTCTGGGCCTACTAGAGAAGTGGACAACGGTGCCCAAAAACCAGAAAGCCGCCGCCTTCTACCGTCACATAAGCTGATAGAGTGCGACACGTTGTCCAGGAGACGGTCTCTACGACAGAAAACAGACAGCGAATCGTCCGTTGAGGGTGGGGCCAGCGGTGGGGGGCGGGTGCCAAGCCGGAGCGAACCGAACCGCCTCTCTCGTGTTCTGGAGGCGATGAAGAAAGGGCGTTCCAGCGGCAGCCTgagctccacctcctcctcccgcAGCGAATCGGAACGCGGCGAGCCGGCCAGGCGGCTGAAAATCACAGAGAGGCTCAAGTCGCACCTGCGCTCATCTGCGGACGACATGTTCGGCCTGGGTGGGCAGAGGAGCCGCTCGTCTGAGGTGGGCAGCAGGAAGAAGGGTGTCAGACGACGACACACCATGGGCGGGCAGCGGGATTTCGGGGAGCTCGCCGTCATCAACGACTGGCGTGAGCAGGGTGGGCCAgaccagggggcggagctgtctCCTGCTGACCGCCCCAAACCCCAGCGTGGCACGCGTGACGTGTCCATCCGGGACTGGATTGCACGTGAGCGCTGGCGGGGGGCAGGGTCTCGAGCAGGCGTGCAGCCCAGCAGGTCAGAGGTGAAGGCAGGCGGTGGAGAGGCGCTGTGTAACCCTGCTTCAGCCCCGAACCCCCAGATGAGCATGGACGAGGTGAACGGGGGGGCAGGGGTGCAGGGGAAGGGCCTGACCCTGGGCACTgacgcacacccacacagactgtCAGGAGCACATGTCCGCTCCCGATTCTACCAATGCCTATAA
- the arhgap21a gene encoding rho GTPase-activating protein 21a isoform X3 — translation MATRWAGSPHQDDGKNTSESSVCEAKRKDGRDQSESCPVSPATEEEPFSWAGPKTLHLCRTSVGFGFTLRHFIVYPPESAVHSLLKDEDSSSRGRPRNRLEPMDTIFVKQVKEGGPAHRAGLCTGDRIVKVNGESIIGKTYSQVIALIQNSDASLELCVMPKDEDILQLFSRDITALAYSHDAYLKGNEAYSGNAQNIPEPPPICYPRIEAKSAGMVLAEGSPGPSEALCGAGQGAGQRACRRSNPELGYRMEIPVPPLSPPPSQVVQSQAVVRVYSESARAGAEPAVSEQPPPPTWSGSTPSHRTEENRYSPPPAAPPPDSATGWARGPVSTALSPAAGAQLQCSPSRAPELAGFSSPVQIHSQSYPDVSPTAAPSPRPTEAAAPASSPFASATTSPCSTRPNIDWRNYTTYKEYIDNKRLYMYGCRTIQERLDSLRAAAARGTPDHSKQPSGCETGRAVGGAQLRRRSASHERGHASPAVAPPPRSASQDRLSGAERTATSRDWPRSASEDTIMSPPVGLHKPRARSWDYLGRQSEGGTSLLGRRGHAEAEERPLLYEAGRQPAALRTAAQPHRTASGYAHDRRGGSFPGLSAAPLLPKGTDPTLSSRTQSLGDTAAPQPARLATQTLVPSSPATSYVASALASLHASNGSSAGTAPPEDQRPAANHLPPAPQHAQRAQTESPHESNGEAGPGVGSASCTAHAKSPSTQQSGALPTGNGSVAGPHPSRREGEGIEGADVTVVVLRRQKSGAPPLRHPSYIQAVNESEGPGDRPADTPTCWLPNDSRRDMHMLHLGEQHKVSGSSHLDDSLDSIPFIDEPSSPSVEHDVAHIPACAVISSTPVIATIPPSPTSPSALLRRQLSHDQDSMRLTILESDSGTKTERSKSYDEGLDHFREARGRSIKQLPGLRGLRKAVDRSSEDSGSRRDSSSDVFNDATKEGLLFFRQLNSDKGKRVGSGMRPWKQMYAVLRGCSLYLYKDKKEGQAHASSQTEDEPRPISIKACLIDISYSDTKRKNVLRLTTSDCEYLFQAEDRDDMLSWIRAIQESSNLDEENALITSTDLINRKIKEYNTLMSPSSSKTEPSPKSSRQSLSIRHTLLGGKGENKGTSLHSPSKEQERRSLHKDDTSPPKDRGPWRKAIPGLMRKPFEKKASPGVTFGVRLDDCPPAHNNRFVPLIVEVCCNLVEERGLEYTGIYRVPGNNAAISSMQDELNKGVGDIDIQEDKWKDLNVISSLLKSFFRKLPEPLFTNEKYADFIDANRTEDPVERLRALKKLLHELPDHHYETLKFLSAHLKTVAENSEKNKMEPRNLAIVFGPTLVRTSDDNMTHMVTHMPDQYKIVETLIQHYDWFFTEDGDEEPATSVQQESAVETQPVPNIDHLLTNIGRTATSPGEVSDSPTSDSAKSKGSWGSGKDQYSRELVSSIFAAANRKRKKQQDKLLASSSDDDLDPVFPKKELPNQNQNPKQGQQAAAGHTCPVPHELAAGAKHDGKDGEITPKSRKEHRNSFFVREKIQPTQPSPSPKHSVSPNRTPAPPKHSLSDPPSQVDETTSDLGTMSSGASMPRSRPRRWGTVPPAGLELSPVGPAGASATAEVSSITSDYSTTSSNTFLTGVESSVFSPEVQSVAESRGGDEADDERSELISEGRPMETDSESEFPVFTSEGAATSALDCLPGKSGPTREVDNGAQKPESRRLLPSHKLIECDTLSRRRSLRQKTDSESSVEGGASGGGRVPSRSEPNRLSRVLEAMKKGRSSGSLSSTSSSRSESERGEPARRLKITERLKSHLRSSADDMFGLGGQRSRSSEVGSRKKGVRRRHTMGGQRDFGELAVINDWREQGGPDQGAELSPADRPKPQRGTRDVSIRDWIARERWRGAGSRAGVQPSRSEVKAGGGEALCNPASAPNPQMSMDEVNGGAGVQGKGLTLGTDAHPHRLSGAHVRSRFYQCL, via the exons TGATGCATCTCTGGAGCTCTGCGTGATGCCAAAAGATGAAGACATTTTACAGTTG TTCTCCAGGGACATCACAGCTCTG GCCTATTCCCACGATGCATACCTCAAAGGAAATGAAGCATACAGCGGAAATGCCCAGAACATCCCCGAGCCTCCTCCCATATGCTACCCGCGGATAGAAGCTAAGAGCGCAGGCATGGTGCTAGCTGAAGGGTCTCCAGGGCCCTCCGAGGCCTTGtgtggggcggggcagggggcggggcaaagGGCATGCCGGCGTTCTAATCCCGAGCTGGGCTACCGCATGGAGATCCCCGTTCCACCTTTATCCCCGCCTCCCTCTCAGGTCGTCCAATCCCAGGCTGTGGTGCGTGTGTACAGCGAGAGCGCAAGggcaggggcggagcctgccGTCTCGGAGCAGCCGCCCCCGCCCACCTGGTCCGGATCCACTCCCAGCCACAGGACTGAGGAGAACAGGTACTCCCCGCCGCCCGCCGCGCCTCCCCCCGACTCTGCCACGGGCTGGGCCCGAGGCCCCGTCTCCACCGCCCTCTCTCCCGCCGCAGGGGCCCAGCTGCAGTGCAGCCCCAGCAGGGCCCCAGAGCTGGCGGGCTTCTCCAGCCCCGTTCAGATACACAGCCAGTCCTACCCCGACGTCTCCCCCACCGCCGCACCCTCGCCGAGGCCCACCGAGGCTGCAGCGCCCGCCTCTAGCCCCTTCGCCTCCGCTACCACGTCGCCCTGCTCCACCCGCCCCAACATCGACTGGAGGAACTACACCACCTACAAGGAGTACATCGACAACAAGCGGCTCTATATGTACGGCTGCCGGACCATTCAGGAGCGCCTGGATAGTCTCCGGGCAGCGGCGGCACGCGGGACACCCGACCACAGCAAGCAGCCGTCGGGCTGCGAGACGGGACGGGCCGTGGGCGGAGCCCAGCTTCGGCGGAGGAGCGCGTCTCACGAACGGGGTCACGCGAGCCCTGCCGTGGCTCCGCCTCCCCGAAGCGCATCTCAGGACAGGCTGTCGGGGGCGGAGCGTACGGCAACATCGCGGGACTGGCCCCGGAGTGCCTCGGAGGACACCATCATGTCCCCGCCGGTGGGCCTGCACAAGCCCCGGGCGCGCTCCTGGGACTACCTTGGTAGGCAGAGCGAGGGCGGGACTTCGCTGCTGGGGAGGCGTGGCCATGCGGAGGCAGAGGAGAGGCCACTGCTTTACGAGGCCGGCAGGCAACCCGCCGCGTTACGCACAGCGGCCCAGCCGCACAGAACCGCGAGTGGGTACGCCCATGACCGGCGAGGTGGGAGTTTCCCAGGACTGTCTGCCGCTCCACTCTTGCCCAAAGGTACCGACCCGACGCTGAGCTCCAGAACGCAGAGTCTGGGCGACACCGCTGCTCCACAGCCGGCCCGCCTCGCCACGCAGACGTTGGTCCCGAGCTCGCCCGCTACCTCCTACGTGGCCTCCGCTCTGGCCTCCTTACACGCCAGCAATGGCAGCAGTGCAGGCACAGCGCCCCCTGAAGACCAAAGGCCCGCGGCCAACCACCTGCCCCCTGCACCGCAGCACGCACAGCGGGCACAGACTGAAAGCCCGCATGAGTCCAACGGGGAGGCGGGGCCTGGAGTCGGCTCCGCCTCCTGCACCGCTCATGCCAAAAGCCCCAGTACACAACAGAGTGGCGCGTTGCCCACCGGCAACGGCTCCGTCGCGGGGCCACACCCCTccaggagggagggggagggcaTCGAAGGCGCCGATGTCACAGTTGTGGTTCTGAGGCGGCAGAAGTCAGGAGCTCCGCCCCTCCGCCACCCCTCCTACATCCAGGCCGTCAATGAGAGCGAGGGCCCAGGAGACAGACCGGCTGACACGCCCACATGCTGGCTGCCCAATGACTCCCGCCGGGACATGCACATGCTGCATCTCGGGGAGCAACACAAGGTCTCAGGCTCCTCCCACCTGGACGACTCACTGGACTCCATCCCCTTCATTG ATGAACCGTCCAGTCCTAGTGTGGAGCACGACGTGGCCCACATTCCTGCATGCGCTGTGATCTCCAGCACGCCGGTCATCGCCACCATCCCGCCGAGCCCCACCTCACCCTCTGCCCTGCTCCGCCGACAGTTGTCCCACGACCAAG ACTCCATGCGGCTCACGATTCTGGAGTCGGATTCCGGTACCAAAACGGAGCGATCCAAGTCCTACGACGAGGGTCTGGATCATTTTCGGGAAGCACGTGG gaGGTCGATAAAACAACTCCCTGGACTCAGAGGCCTTAGGAAG GCTGTGGACAGGTCTTCTGAAGACTCCGGCTCCAGGAGGGACTCTTCTTCAGACGTCTTCAATGATGCCACCAAGGAGGGGCTTCTCTTCTTCCGTCAACTAAACTCGGACAAGGGAAAG CGTGTAGGCAGTGGCATGCGACCATGGAAACAGATGTATGCAGTCCTCCGTGGCTGTTCCCTTTACCTATACAAGGACAAAAAGGAGGGGCAAGCCCATGCCAGCTCCCAGACCGAAGATGAACCTCGGCCAATCAGCATCAAGGCTTGCCTGATTGACATCTCCTACAGTGATACAAAACGGAAGAACGTGCTTCGGCTGACCACGTCGGACTGCGAGTACCTGTTCCAGGCCGAGGACCGGGACGACATGCTGTCCTGGATCAGAGCCATCCAGGAGAGCAGCAACCTGGACGAGGAG AATGCACTGATTACGAGCACAGACCTCATCAACCGCAAAATAAAGGAGTACAACACTCTCATGAG TCCATCCAGCAGTAAAACAGAGCCATCTCCCAAGTCCTCCCGCCAGTCCCTGAGTATCAGACACACACTGCTGGGGGGGAAAGGGGAGAATAAAGGGACTAGTCTACATTCACCCAGCAAGGAGCAGGAGAGGAGGAGCTTGCACAAAG ATGACACAAGCCCACCTAAGGACAGAGGGCCATGGAGGAAAGCCATCCCAGGGCTCATGAGGAAGCCCTTTGAGAAGAAGGCCTCTCCAGGGGTCACGTTCGGCGTGAGGTTGGACGACTGCCCTCCCGCACACAACAACAGA tttgttCCTCTGATTGTGGAGGTATGCTGTAATctagtggaggagagggggctAGAGTACACTGGTATTTACCGAGTGCCCGGAAACAACGCCGCCATTTCTAGTATGCAGGACGAGTTGAACAAGGGTGTGGGAGACATCGATATCCAAGAGGAC AAATGGAAGGACCTAAATGTGATCAGCAGTTTACTGAAATCCTTCTTCCGGAAGCTTCCAGAGCCTCTCTTCACAAATG AGAAATATGCTGACTTTATAGACGCCAACAGAACAGAGGACCCAGTGGAGAGACTGAGGGCACTAAAGAAACTG CTCCATGAGTTGCCAGATCACCACTATGAGACGCTCAAATTCCTCTCGGCGCATCTGAAAACCGTGGCAGAAAACTCTGAGAAGAACAAG ATGGAACCCCGGAACCTGGCCATCGTGTTCGGACCCACACTGGTGCGCACGTCTGACGACAACATGACCCACATGGTCACACACATGCCTGACCAGTACAAGATTGTGGAGACCCTCATTCAGCAT TATGACTGGTTCTTCACTGAAGATGGTGATGAAGAGCCAGCG ACTTCAGTTCAGCAGGAGAGTGCAGTGGAGACTCAGCCCGTGCCCAACATCGACCACCTGCTGACCAACATCGGGCGCACGGCTACCTCACCAGGGGAAGTGTCAG ATTCACCCACTAGTGATTCTGCTAAATCtaag GGCTCGTGGGGGTCAGGGAAGGACCAGTACAGTCGCGAGCTGGTCTCCTCCATCTTTGCTGCGGCCAACCGCAAGCGAAAGAAGCAGCAAGACAAACTCTTGGCCAGCAGCTCTGACGATGACCTGGATCCTGTCTTTCCTAAGAAGGAGCTCCccaaccagaaccagaacccgAAGCAGGGCCAGCAGGCTGCAGCAGGACATACCTGCCCCGTCCCACATGAGCTTGCTGCTGGAGCAAAGCATGATGGGAAAGATGGAGAAATCACACCGAAGAGCCGAAAGGAGCACAGGAACTCTTTCTTCGTTCGAGAAAAGATCCAGCCCACGCAGCCATCACCCTCCCCAAAACACTCCGTCTCACCCAACCGCACCCCGGCACCCCCCAAGCACTCCCTCTCTGACCCGCCTTCCCAGGTGGATGAGACTACCTCAGATCTGGGCACCATGAGCTCTGGCGCCTCCATGCCCAGGAGCAGGCCCAGGAGATGGGGCacagtgccccctgctggtctgGAGCTGTCTCCAGTTGGGCCTGCAGGAGCTTCTGCCACTGCAGAGGTAAGCTCCATCACCTCAGACTACTCGAccacctcctccaacacctTCCTGACGGGGGTGGAGTCAAGTGTTTTCAGTCCAGAAGTACAATCAGTGGCAGAGAGCCGGGGTGGGGACGAGGCCGATGACGAACGCAGTGAGCTCATCAGTGAGGGACGACCAATGGAGACAGACAGCGAGAGCGAGTTCCCCGTGTTCACCAGTGAGGGCGCTGCCACTTCTGCCTTGGACTGCTTGCCTGGCAAGTCTGGGCCTACTAGAGAAGTGGACAACGGTGCCCAAAAACCAGAAAGCCGCCGCCTTCTACCGTCACATAAGCTGATAGAGTGCGACACGTTGTCCAGGAGACGGTCTCTACGACAGAAAACAGACAGCGAATCGTCCGTTGAGGGTGGGGCCAGCGGTGGGGGGCGGGTGCCAAGCCGGAGCGAACCGAACCGCCTCTCTCGTGTTCTGGAGGCGATGAAGAAAGGGCGTTCCAGCGGCAGCCTgagctccacctcctcctcccgcAGCGAATCGGAACGCGGCGAGCCGGCCAGGCGGCTGAAAATCACAGAGAGGCTCAAGTCGCACCTGCGCTCATCTGCGGACGACATGTTCGGCCTGGGTGGGCAGAGGAGCCGCTCGTCTGAGGTGGGCAGCAGGAAGAAGGGTGTCAGACGACGACACACCATGGGCGGGCAGCGGGATTTCGGGGAGCTCGCCGTCATCAACGACTGGCGTGAGCAGGGTGGGCCAgaccagggggcggagctgtctCCTGCTGACCGCCCCAAACCCCAGCGTGGCACGCGTGACGTGTCCATCCGGGACTGGATTGCACGTGAGCGCTGGCGGGGGGCAGGGTCTCGAGCAGGCGTGCAGCCCAGCAGGTCAGAGGTGAAGGCAGGCGGTGGAGAGGCGCTGTGTAACCCTGCTTCAGCCCCGAACCCCCAGATGAGCATGGACGAGGTGAACGGGGGGGCAGGGGTGCAGGGGAAGGGCCTGACCCTGGGCACTgacgcacacccacacagactgtCAGGAGCACATGTCCGCTCCCGATTCTACCAATGCCTATAA